A portion of the Carya illinoinensis cultivar Pawnee chromosome 11, C.illinoinensisPawnee_v1, whole genome shotgun sequence genome contains these proteins:
- the LOC122282843 gene encoding mitochondrial adenine nucleotide transporter ADNT1-like, with product MASEDVVGKTTSDSAVSTIVNLAEEAKLASEGVKAPSHALLGVCKSLVAGGVAGGVSRTAVAPLERLKILLQVQNPHRIKYNGTVQGLKYIWKTEGIRGLFKGNGTNCARIVPNSAVKFFSYEQASQGILWLYRQQPGNEEAQLTPVLRLGAGACAGIIAMSATYPMDMVRGRLTVQTENSPRQYKGIFHALSTVLREEGPRALYRGWLPSVIGVIPYVGLNFAVYESLKDWLITSRPFGLVKDSELSVTTRLACGAAAGTVGQTVAYPLDVIRRRMQMVGWKDAASVVTGDGRNKGAHEYTGMVDAFRKTVRHEGFGALYKGLVPNSVKVVPSIAIAFVTYEVVKDILGVEMRISD from the exons ATGGCGTCGGAAGATGTGGTGGGAAAGACGACTAGTGACTCGGCGGTGTCGACGATCGTGAACCTCGCGGAGGAGGCGAAGCTCGCGAGTGAAGGGGTCAAGGCGCCGAGCCACGCCTTGCTCGGCGTCTGCAAGTCACTTGTCGCCGGAGGAGTCGCCGGTGGAGT CTCACGAACTGCTGTTGCTCCACTAGAAAGATTAAAAATTTTGCTCCAG GTTCAAAACCCACATAGGATCAAATACAACGGAACAGTTCAAGGGTTGAAATATATATGGAAAACAGAGGGAATAAGAGGATTGTTTAAAGGGAATGGAACTAATTGTGCTCGTATTGTCCCAAACTCGGCAGTCAAGTTCTTCAGCTATGAGCAAGCATCTCA GGGTATTTTATGGCTTTATCGACAACAACCTGGAAATG AAGAGGCTCAGCTTACTCCTGTGTTACGACTTGGAGCTGGTGCATGTGCTGGAATTATTGCCATGTCGGCAACTTACCCAATGGACATGGTTCGAGGTCGACTAACTGTCCAG ACAGAAAATTCGCCTCGCCAGTATAAGGGAATCTTCCATGCTCTTTCTACAGTCCTCCGGGAAGAAGGCCCTCGGGCTCTTTATAGAGGCTGGTTACCCTCTGTCATAGGAGTT ATACCATATGTGGGTCTTAACTTTGCTGTGTATGAATCTTTGAAAGACTGGTTGATTACAAGTAGACCTTTTGGACTGGTTAAGGACTCTGAGCTGAGTGTGACAACAAGACTTGCATGTGGTGCTGCTGCTGGAACTGTTGGCCAGACGGTTGCTTACCCACTTGATGTCATTCGACGAAGAATGCAGATGGTGGGATGGAAAGATGCTGCGTCAGTCGTGACTGGTGATGGGAGGAACAAGGGTGCCCATGAATATACTGGCATGGTTGATGCATTCAGGAAAACAGTTCGGCACGAAGGATTTGGAGCCTTGTACAAGGGTTTGGTCCCCAATTCAGTGAAG GTGGTCCCATCCATTGCAATTGCATTCGTTACATATGAGGTGGTTAAGGACATTCTTGGAGTTGAGATGAGGATATCCGACTGA
- the LOC122282842 gene encoding COP1-interactive protein 1 — protein sequence MTKHRFRASIESLVGSHIDSENDEKLKEAKIEIEDNVKKILKLIKDQDPEEGDGTPESSKNEVVAQLIDDFHKQYQSLYAQYDHLTGELRNKIHGKQGKENGSSSSSDSDLGYSSKDKGGKNGQVGIEIQKASDSIKQELETAHREAADMERKLTAKNEEKEALNLDYLTALSKIQEADKTIADMKTDSESLDFEKSKLMTENSELRKELEAAGKVQAELNRERDSLIMEKETAIKRIEEGEKITEGLKTMLDQLKDEKVNLEQEVEAVRLEVSNMKEQRKSAEQHVSDLSHNLETSKKENKSLSLKISEISNEIQQAQNTIQELTAESSQFKEKLGEREKELSNLKYMQEAHEKDSSTLVNGLEAQVKDLEQELESLRSQKSDMEVQIEIKETDFGNIKQQLVSAEQTVSDLSHALKATEEDNKSLTMKVSDLSHNLGTFKEENKSFSLKISEISNEIQQAQNTIQELTAESSQFKEKLGEREKELSNLKYMQEVHEKDSSTQVNGLEAQVKDLEQELESLRSQKSDMEVQIENKETDFGNIKQQLVSAEQTVSDLSHALKATEEDNKSLTMKISDLSHNLETSKEENKSLSLKIANEIQQAQNTIRELTAESSQFKEKLGEREKELSNLKYMQEAHEKDSSTQVNGLEAQVKDLEQELESLRSQKSDMEVQIENKETDFGNIKQQLVSAEQTVSDLSHALKATEEDNKSLTMKISDLSHNLETSKEENKSLSLKIANEIQQAQNTIQELTAESSQFKEKLGEREKELSNLKYMLEAHEKDSSTRVNGLEGQVKDLEQELESLRSQKSDMEVQIEIKETDFGNIKQQLVSAEQTVSDLSHALKATEEDNKSLTMKVSDISNEVQQARNLIQELTAESSRLKENLGEREREFSILIERHGVHENESSDRIKGLEGHVKGLELELELLQSQKREMEMQLESKAAEARELGEQHIELQARVTEFEIMSKDREDEISALKREIEENKSESLSRITELTAEMNNLLVDLDSLRSQKGKLEEQIVFTSDEASSQVKGLMDEANELQQKLETLHSEKIELEVQLEKKTNENSEYLIYVENLKEEIASKTLAQHSVLQERESLAVQVKNLESVVDIIRSQKSELEEQLGAKELDNIQWTEEKRGLRDKIFELEKTVADRGFELSALHEKLKSGENETTAQIMNFEAKISNLQQELESFKTQKNEIELQFEREKQELSESLAQMENQKVELTSKITIHQRMLREQEDAYHKLNEEYEKLEGQLQECKLNLGVAEKRIQETAEKFHKIIESKDQMVAELEEVAEELRRDLELKEDEHSSLVDNVRTIEVKLRLSNQKLRVTEQLLTEKEEAFRITELKFQQEQRALEERIHILTGIITSNNEAHRRMIADISDRVNSTLTGLETVILKFEEDFKKYENCILEISNELQIAKNWVMETNKEKEQLKKELHHLVEQLQDEKDKESSLRERVEKLEVKASREEIEKENMSKALKQLEKTVAELENLMKEKDDGMLGLGEEKREAIRQLCVCIDYHRSRYDHLKEMLPKVTVRARGQRAS from the exons ATGACAAAGCATCGCTTCAGAGCTTCTATAGAGTCCTTAGTTGGGAGTCACATTGATTcagagaatgatgaaaaactgAAAGAGGCTAAAATAG AAATTGAGGACAATGTGAAAAAGATCCTGAAGCTTATTAAAGACCAAGATCCTGAAGAAGGAGATGGTACCCCAGAAAGCTCCAAAAATGAAGTAGTTGCTCAACTAATTGATGATTTCCACAAACAGTACCAGTCACTCTATGCACAGTATGATCATCTAACAGGAGAGCTAAGGAACAAAATTCATGGAAAACAAGGAAAAGAGAATGGTTCTTCATCTAGCTCAGACTCGGACTTGGGGTATTCTTCAAAGGACAAGGGCGGTAAGAATGGACAAGTGGGAATTGAAATTCAGAAAGCTAGTGATAGCATCAAGCAAGAACTTGAAACAGCACATCGAGAAGCTGCTGATATGGAGAGGAAGTTAACAGCTAAGAATGAAGAAAAGGAAGCTCTAAATTTGGATTATCTCACTGCTTTGAGTAAGATACAAGAAGCTGACAAAACCATTGCAGATATGAAGACTGACAGTGAAAGTTTGGACTTTGAAAAGTCAAAACTTATGACTGAGAATAGTGAATTGAGAAAAGAACTGGAGGCTGCTGGTAAGGTACAAGCAGAAttgaatagagagagagatagctTGATCATGGAGAAAGAGACTGCCATAAAAAGGATTGAGGAGGGAGAGAAGATTACAGAAGGCTTAAAAACAATGCTTGATCAGCTGAAAGATGAAAAAGTAAACCTGGAGCAAGAGGTAGAAGCTGTCAGATTGGAAGTTTCCAATATGAAAGAGCAGCGGAAATCTGCAGAGCAGCATGTGTCTGATTTAAGCCACAACCTGGAAACTTCCAAGAAAGAGAACAAATCTCTCAGCTTAAAAATCTCAGAAATCTCGAATGAGATTCAGCAAGCACAGAACACGATACAAGAACTCACAGCTGAATCAAGTCAGTTTAAGGAGAAATTGGGTGAGAGGGAAAAGGAACTTTCAAATCTCAAGTATATGCAGGAGGCACATGAGAAGGACTCATCTACCCTAGTAAATGGGCTAGAGGCACAAGTAAAAGACCTGGAACAAGAGCTGGAGTCATTGCGATCCCAGAAAAGCGATATGGAAGTGCAGattgaaattaaagaaactGATTTTGGCAATATAAAGCAGCAGCTAGTATCTGCCGAACAGACAGTTTCAGATTTAAGCCATGCTCTGAAAGCCACCGAGGAAGATAATAAATCTCTGACTATGAAAGTCTCAGATTTAAGCCACAACCTGGGAACTTTCAAGGAAGAGAACAAATCTTTCAGCTTGAAAATCTCAGAAATCTCGAATGAGATTCAGCAGGCACAGAATACGATACAAGAACTCACAGCTGAATCAAGTCAGTTTAAGGAGAAATTGGGTGAGAGGGAAAAGGAACTTTCAAATCTCAAGTATATGCAGGAGGTACATGAGAAGGACTCATCAACTCAAGTAAATGGGCTAGAGGCACAAGTAAAAGACCTGGAACAAGAGCTGGAGTCATTGCGATCCCAGAAAAGTGACATGGAAGTGCAGattgaaaataaagaaactgATTTTGGCAATATAAAGCAGCAGCTGGTATCTGCTGAACAGACAGTTTCAGATTTAAGCCATGCTCTGAAAGCCACCGAGGAAGATAATAAATCTCTGACTATGAAAATCTCAGATTTAAGCCACAACCTGGAAACTTCCAAGGAAGAGAACAAATCTCTCAGCTTGAAAATCGCGAATGAGATTCAGCAGGCACAGAACACGATACGAGAACTCACAGCTGAATCAAGTCAGTTTAAGGAGAAATTGGGTGAGAGGGAAAAGGAACTTTCAAATCTCAAGTATATGCAGGAGGCACATGAGAAGGACTCATCAACTCAAGTAAATGGGCTAGAGGCACAAGTAAAAGACCTGGAACAAGAGCTGGAGTCATTGCGATCCCAGAAAAGTGACATGGAAGTGCAGattgaaaataaagaaactgATTTTGGCAATATAAAGCAGCAGCTGGTATCTGCTGAACAGACAGTTTCAGATTTAAGCCATGCTCTGAAAGCCACCGAGGAAGATAATAAATCTCTGACTATGAAAATCTCAGATTTAAGCCACAACCTGGAAACTTCCAAGGAAGAGAACAAATCTCTCAGCTTGAAAATCGCGAATGAGATTCAGCAGGCACAGAACACGATACAAGAACTCACAGCTGAATCAAGTCAGTTTAAGGAGAAATTGGGTGAGAGGGAAAAGGAGCTTTCAAATCTCAAGTATATGCTGGAGGCACATGAGAAGGACTCATCAACTCGAGTAAATGGGCTAGAGGGACAAGTAAAAGACCTGGAACAAGAGCTGGAGTCATTGCGATCCCAGAAAAGCGATATGGAAGTGCAGattgaaattaaagaaactGATTTTGGCAATATAAAGCAGCAGCTGGTATCTGCTGAACAGACAGTTTCCGATTTAAGTCATGCTCTGAAAGCCACTGAGGAAGATAATAAATCTCTGACTATGAAAGTCTCAGATATTTCAAATGAGGTTCAGCAGGCACGGAACCTAATACAGGAACTCACAGCCGAATCAAGTCGGTTAAAGGAGAATTTAGGCGAGAGGGAAAGAGAATTTTCAATTCTCATTGAGAGGCATGGGGTGCATGAGAACGAATCATCAGATCGAATTAAGGGATTGGAGGGTCATGTTAAAGGCCTGGAACTAGAACTGGAATTGTTGCAAAGCCAGAAAAGAGAGATGGAAATGCAGTTAGAGAGTAAAGCAGCTGAAGCAAGAGAACTGGGAGAACAACATATAGAACTACAAGCCCGAGTTACAGAATTTGAAATCATGTCAAAGGACAGAGAAGATGAGATATCTGCTCTCAAGAGGGAAATTGAGGAGAACAAGAGTGAATCTCTGTCTAGAATAACTGAATTGACGGCAGAGATGAATAATCTGCTGGTGGACTTGGATTCTTTACGCTCTCAGAAAGGTAAATTGGAAGAACAGATTGTATTTACAAGTGATGAAGCATCATCTCAAGTCAAGGGCTTAATGGATGAGGCCAATGAATTGCAGCAGAAACTGGAGACACTACATAGCGAGAAAATCGAGTTAGAAGTACAACTTGagaaaaaaactaatgaaaatTCAGAATATCTGATTTATGTAGAAAATCTGAAGGAGGAGATAGCAAGCAAGACCCTGGCCCAACATAGTGTTTTACAAGAGAGAGAAAGTTTAGCAGTGCAAGTAAAGAATCTTGAATCTGTGGTGGACATTATCCGCAGTCAGAAAAGTGAACTTGAAGAGCAGCTTGGCGCTAAAGAACTCGACAACATTCAATGGACAGAGGAGAAGCGGGGGCTTCGTGACAAGATTTTTGAACTGGAGAAAACAGTGGCAGATAGAGGGTTCGAGTTATCTGCTCTGCACGAAAAACTTAAAAGTGGAGAGAATGAAACTACTGCTCAAATAATGAACTTTGAGGCAAAGATTAGCAATCTACAACAGGAGTTGGAATCCTTCAAAACCCAGAAAAATGAGATAGAGTTGCAGTTTGAAAGAGAGAAACAGGAACTTTCAGAAAGTCTGGCCCAAATGGAGAATCAAAAAGTTGAGTTAACGAGCAAGATCACCATTCATCAGAGAATGCTGAGAGAACAGGAGGATGCATACCACAAACTAAATGAGGAATATGAAAAGCTCGAAGGTCAGCTTCAGGAATGCAAGTTAAATCTTGGAGTTGCAGAGAAGAGGATTCAGGAAACAGCAGAGAAATTCCATAAGATCATTGAATCCAAAGATCAGATGGTAGCTGAATTGGAAGAAGTGGCTGAAGAACTAAGAAGAGATCTAGAATTAAAAGAAGATGAACACAGTTCTTTAGTTGATAATGTCCGTACAATTGAAGTTAAGCTCCGCCTGTCAAACCAGAAGCTCCGGGTCACCGAACAGTTACTAACTGAAAAGGAAGAAGCTTTCAGAATTACAGAATTGAAGTTCCAGCAAGAACAGAGAGCACTTGAAGAAAGAATACATATATTGACTGGAATAATTACTAGCAACAATGAAGCTCATCGAAGGATGATAGCAGACATCTCCGACCGTGTGAACAGTACCTTGACAGGACTGGAAACGGTGAtcctaaaatttgaagaagacttcaaaaaatatgaaaattgcaTCTTGGAAATATCAAATGAGCTTCAAATTGCGAAGAACTGGGTCATGGAGACTAACAAGGAGAAAGAGCAACTAAAGAAGGAGCTACACCATCTAGTAGAGCAGCTACAAGATGAGAAAGACAAGGAATCGTCATTGAGAGAGAGGGTTGAGAAGTTAGAGGTCAAGGCAAGCAGGGAAGAAATAGAGAAAGAGAATATGAGCAAAGCATTAAAACAGCTTGAGAAGACGGTCGCAGAGTTAGAAAACTTGATGAAAGAAAAGGACGATGGAATGTTGGGTCTTGGGGAGGAGAAGAGGGAGGCCATAAGGCAGCTGTGCGTGTGTATCGACTATCACCGCAGTCGGTATGATCATCTCAAGGAAATGCTCCCAAAGGTGACTGTCAGAGCCAGAGGACAGAGGGCAAGCTAA
- the LOC122282430 gene encoding LOW QUALITY PROTEIN: crooked neck-like protein 1 (The sequence of the model RefSeq protein was modified relative to this genomic sequence to represent the inferred CDS: deleted 3 bases in 2 codons; substituted 3 bases at 3 genomic stop codons), which produces MELMLDGTPPSIHILERRRIQQSLHIPFFPFNPFANPSLGYLMQKDMEVIKLLWPTRIKNKTPASIQINTEHIFKEAWEHXEVDIQPPKQKITDAIEFTDYRLRKCKEFEDLIRRVRWNNSIDQDVQWETSQKDLNRARSVWERALEVDYRNHTLWLKYAEVEIVKNKFINHARNIWNLAVALLSRVDLDRLCYKNIHMKEMFSNVASVSXVFDSERWMNWIPDQRAIWLSYIKFKLSYNKVERARXIFERFVLCHPKVSMKFGRECTWEIRKGFREVYERAIANLRSVTGNGTFICSKFFFMVENLIFEI; this is translated from the exons ATGGAGTTGATGCTTGATGGGACGCCACCATCGATTCATATACTAGAACGGCGACGTATTCAGCAGTCA CTCCACATCCCATTTTTCCCGTTCAACCCTTTCGCCAATCCAAGTCTTGGCTACCTAATGCAGAAGGATATGGAGGTGATCAAGCTTTTGTGGCCGACTAGGATCAAGAACAAAACACCTGCTTCCATCCAAATCAACACTGAACATATCTTCAAGGAGGCTTGGGAGCACTAAGAAGTCGACATCCAACCACCAAAGCAGAAAATCACTGATGCCATTGAGTTCACAGATTATCGCCTCCGGAAGTGCAAAGAG TTTGAGGACCTTATACGTCGGGTCCGATGGAACAACAGCATAGACCAAGATGTGCAGTGGGAGACGTCTCAGAAGGACTTGAATCGCGCACGCTCCGTGTGGGAACGAGCTCTCGAGGTGGATTATCGGAACCATACGCTTTGGCTTAAATATGCAGAGGTGGAGATCGTGAAGAATAAGTTCATCAACCACGCCCGCAACATTTGGAACCTGGCGGTGGCACTGTTGTCGAGGGTAGATCTAGACCGGCTGTGTTACAAGAACATTCACATGAAGGAGATGTTCAGCAATGTCGCCAGTGTGAGCTGAGTCTTTGATAGCGAGAGGTGGATGAATTGGATTCCAGACCAGCGGGCTATATGGCTCTCGTACATCAAGTTCAAACTAAGCTACAACAAGGTCGAGCGTGCTAGGTAGATTTTCGAACGGTTTGTTCTATGTCACCCTAAGGTCAGCATG AAATTTGGAAGAGAGTGTACGTGGGAAATAAGGAAAGGATTTAGGGAGGTTTATGAAAGGGCCATTGCAAACTTGAGAAGCGTTACCGGCAACGGTACATTTATTTGTAGTAAGTTCTTTTTCATGGTTGagaatttgatttttgaaatttag
- the LOC122281574 gene encoding uncharacterized protein LOC122281574 isoform X4, whose translation MSSGSAAVCVFDSDDGDGAKNRNISELISTLRTAYRTKDFDRVEEILVSREAKLKREMQDMKKENGFLYEQGEELKRLVVLEKAAQDAAQVGERKAVERYEKLLEEVKRGGGRDDDKRVILELKKKCCVLECAKMKAESEVELWKRRFKELGIRVSKLEEDTAMLMDLQSAACPTSASGAIVDIIDSDDDHAPGGILCREGNKDLIDKVQQLFLVVKMLINLLAHQGRMKLRT comes from the exons ATGAGTTCGGGGTCTGCAGCTGTGTGTGTTTTTGACAGCGACGACGGAGATGGCGCTAAGAATCGCAACATCTCAGAATTGATTTCTACGCTGAGAACCGCTTACCGGACGAAGGATTTCGACCGAGTAGAAGAGATTCTGGTATCCAGAGAAGCAAAATTGAAGAGGGAGATGCAGgatatgaagaaagaaaatggatTTTTGTACGAACAAGGCGAGGAGTTGAAGAGGCTCGTAGTCCTCGAAAAGGCGGCTCAGGATGCGGCGCAAGTAGGGGAGAGGAAGGCTGTGGAGAGGTATGAGAAACTGTTGGAGGAGGTGAAGAGGGGGGGAGGACGAGATGACGATAAGAGGGTAATTTTGGAGCTTAAGAAGAAGTGTTGTGTGCTGGAGTGTGCCAAAATGAAGGCTGAAAGCGAGGTTGAGCTTTGGAAGAGGAGGTTTAAAGAGTTAGGGATTAGAGTGTCTAAATTGGAGGAAGATACCGCAATGCTGATGGATTTGCAGAGTGCAG CTTGTCCTACATCTGCATCAGGAGCCATTGTTGACATCATTGATAGCGATGATGATCATGCTCCAGGAGGAATTTTGTGCAGAGAAGGAAACAAAGACCTCATAGACAAG GTTCAACAGCTTTTTCTGGTAGTCAAAATGTTAATAAACTTGTTAGCTCATCAAGGTAGAATGAAATTGAGAACATGA
- the LOC122281574 gene encoding uncharacterized protein LOC122281574 isoform X2: MSSGSAAVCVFDSDDGDGAKNRNISELISTLRTAYRTKDFDRVEEILVSREAKLKREMQDMKKENGFLYEQGEELKRLVVLEKAAQDAAQVGERKAVERYEKLLEEVKRGGGRDDDKRVILELKKKCCVLECAKMKAESEVELWKRRFKELGIRVSKLEEDTAMLMDLQSAGAIVDIIDSDDDHAPGGILCREGNKDLIDKVSSGMLKRKQTTSINVSENPNGGDHKGDDDICPTSKRKRKRQEELIRDTDGSRADHCSATALSSGCKNVDELTSSSRQCEEKMKTVHASRNLMHELVLAGDSDSSFSSSDSDDEFISSRITKLQRKLRV; the protein is encoded by the exons ATGAGTTCGGGGTCTGCAGCTGTGTGTGTTTTTGACAGCGACGACGGAGATGGCGCTAAGAATCGCAACATCTCAGAATTGATTTCTACGCTGAGAACCGCTTACCGGACGAAGGATTTCGACCGAGTAGAAGAGATTCTGGTATCCAGAGAAGCAAAATTGAAGAGGGAGATGCAGgatatgaagaaagaaaatggatTTTTGTACGAACAAGGCGAGGAGTTGAAGAGGCTCGTAGTCCTCGAAAAGGCGGCTCAGGATGCGGCGCAAGTAGGGGAGAGGAAGGCTGTGGAGAGGTATGAGAAACTGTTGGAGGAGGTGAAGAGGGGGGGAGGACGAGATGACGATAAGAGGGTAATTTTGGAGCTTAAGAAGAAGTGTTGTGTGCTGGAGTGTGCCAAAATGAAGGCTGAAAGCGAGGTTGAGCTTTGGAAGAGGAGGTTTAAAGAGTTAGGGATTAGAGTGTCTAAATTGGAGGAAGATACCGCAATGCTGATGGATTTGCAGAGTGCAG GAGCCATTGTTGACATCATTGATAGCGATGATGATCATGCTCCAGGAGGAATTTTGTGCAGAGAAGGAAACAAAGACCTCATAGACAAGGTGAGCTCCGGAATGCTTAAAAGAAAGCAAACTACAAGCATAAATGTAAGTGAGAACCCAAATGGTGGTGATCATAAAGGAGATGATGATATATGTCCAACTAGTAAACGAAAACGGAAGCGGCAAGAAGAATTGATTCGTGATACTGATGGTTCTCGTGCCGATCATTGCTCAG CTACCGCACTTTCTTCTGGTTGTAAAAATGTTGATGAACTTACTAGTTCATCAAGACAATGCGAGGAGAAAATGAAGACTGTACACGCTTCAAGAAATCTTATGCATGAACTTGTTTTGGCGGGGGATAGTGACAGCAGTTTCAGTTCATCTGATAGTGACGA
- the LOC122281574 gene encoding uncharacterized protein LOC122281574 isoform X3 has product MSSGSAAVCVFDSDDGDGAKNRNISELISTLRTAYRTKDFDRVEEILVSREAKLKREMQDMKKENGFLYEQGEELKRLVVLEKAAQDAAQVGERKAVERYEKLLEEVKRGGGRDDDKRVILELKKKCCVLECAKMKAESEVELWKRRFKELGIRVSKLEEDTAMLMDLQSAACPTSASGAIVDIIDSDDDHAPGGILCREGNKDLIDKVSSGMLKRKQTTSINVSENPNGGDHKGDDDICPTSKRKRKRQEELIRDTDGSRADHCSGSTAFSGSQNVNKLVSSSR; this is encoded by the exons ATGAGTTCGGGGTCTGCAGCTGTGTGTGTTTTTGACAGCGACGACGGAGATGGCGCTAAGAATCGCAACATCTCAGAATTGATTTCTACGCTGAGAACCGCTTACCGGACGAAGGATTTCGACCGAGTAGAAGAGATTCTGGTATCCAGAGAAGCAAAATTGAAGAGGGAGATGCAGgatatgaagaaagaaaatggatTTTTGTACGAACAAGGCGAGGAGTTGAAGAGGCTCGTAGTCCTCGAAAAGGCGGCTCAGGATGCGGCGCAAGTAGGGGAGAGGAAGGCTGTGGAGAGGTATGAGAAACTGTTGGAGGAGGTGAAGAGGGGGGGAGGACGAGATGACGATAAGAGGGTAATTTTGGAGCTTAAGAAGAAGTGTTGTGTGCTGGAGTGTGCCAAAATGAAGGCTGAAAGCGAGGTTGAGCTTTGGAAGAGGAGGTTTAAAGAGTTAGGGATTAGAGTGTCTAAATTGGAGGAAGATACCGCAATGCTGATGGATTTGCAGAGTGCAG CTTGTCCTACATCTGCATCAGGAGCCATTGTTGACATCATTGATAGCGATGATGATCATGCTCCAGGAGGAATTTTGTGCAGAGAAGGAAACAAAGACCTCATAGACAAGGTGAGCTCCGGAATGCTTAAAAGAAAGCAAACTACAAGCATAAATGTAAGTGAGAACCCAAATGGTGGTGATCATAAAGGAGATGATGATATATGTCCAACTAGTAAACGAAAACGGAAGCGGCAAGAAGAATTGATTCGTGATACTGATGGTTCTCGTGCCGATCATTGCTCAGGTTCAACAGCTTTTTCTGGTAGTCAAAATGTTAATAAACTTGTTAGCTCATCAAGGTAG
- the LOC122281574 gene encoding uncharacterized protein LOC122281574 isoform X1 produces MSSGSAAVCVFDSDDGDGAKNRNISELISTLRTAYRTKDFDRVEEILVSREAKLKREMQDMKKENGFLYEQGEELKRLVVLEKAAQDAAQVGERKAVERYEKLLEEVKRGGGRDDDKRVILELKKKCCVLECAKMKAESEVELWKRRFKELGIRVSKLEEDTAMLMDLQSAACPTSASGAIVDIIDSDDDHAPGGILCREGNKDLIDKVSSGMLKRKQTTSINVSENPNGGDHKGDDDICPTSKRKRKRQEELIRDTDGSRADHCSATALSSGCKNVDELTSSSRQCEEKMKTVHASRNLMHELVLAGDSDSSFSSSDSDDEFISSRITKLQRKLRV; encoded by the exons ATGAGTTCGGGGTCTGCAGCTGTGTGTGTTTTTGACAGCGACGACGGAGATGGCGCTAAGAATCGCAACATCTCAGAATTGATTTCTACGCTGAGAACCGCTTACCGGACGAAGGATTTCGACCGAGTAGAAGAGATTCTGGTATCCAGAGAAGCAAAATTGAAGAGGGAGATGCAGgatatgaagaaagaaaatggatTTTTGTACGAACAAGGCGAGGAGTTGAAGAGGCTCGTAGTCCTCGAAAAGGCGGCTCAGGATGCGGCGCAAGTAGGGGAGAGGAAGGCTGTGGAGAGGTATGAGAAACTGTTGGAGGAGGTGAAGAGGGGGGGAGGACGAGATGACGATAAGAGGGTAATTTTGGAGCTTAAGAAGAAGTGTTGTGTGCTGGAGTGTGCCAAAATGAAGGCTGAAAGCGAGGTTGAGCTTTGGAAGAGGAGGTTTAAAGAGTTAGGGATTAGAGTGTCTAAATTGGAGGAAGATACCGCAATGCTGATGGATTTGCAGAGTGCAG CTTGTCCTACATCTGCATCAGGAGCCATTGTTGACATCATTGATAGCGATGATGATCATGCTCCAGGAGGAATTTTGTGCAGAGAAGGAAACAAAGACCTCATAGACAAGGTGAGCTCCGGAATGCTTAAAAGAAAGCAAACTACAAGCATAAATGTAAGTGAGAACCCAAATGGTGGTGATCATAAAGGAGATGATGATATATGTCCAACTAGTAAACGAAAACGGAAGCGGCAAGAAGAATTGATTCGTGATACTGATGGTTCTCGTGCCGATCATTGCTCAG CTACCGCACTTTCTTCTGGTTGTAAAAATGTTGATGAACTTACTAGTTCATCAAGACAATGCGAGGAGAAAATGAAGACTGTACACGCTTCAAGAAATCTTATGCATGAACTTGTTTTGGCGGGGGATAGTGACAGCAGTTTCAGTTCATCTGATAGTGACGA